In Deinococcus gobiensis I-0, one genomic interval encodes:
- the glf gene encoding UDP-galactopyranose mutase codes for MTESLSLNVPAPFDYLIVGAGFAGSVLAERLAGTGARVLIVDRRPHIGGNAYDRYDDAGILIHPYGPHIFHTNSKDVFEYLSKFTAWRPYQHRVLASVDGQLLPIPINLDTVNKLYGLNLTSFQVEDFFASVAEKVEQVRTSEDVVVGKVGRDLYNKFFRGYTRKQWGLDPSELDASVTARVPTRTNRDDRYFADTYQVMPLHGYTRMFENMLAHPNIKVMLNTDYREIAPLLEYRHMIYTGPVDAFFDHCYGKLPYRSLEFRHETHDQEVFQPVGTVNYPNDYGYTRISEFKYITGQVAPRTSVVYEYPQAEGDPYYPVPRPENAELYKKYEALADAREDVTFVGRLATYRYYNMDQVVAQALATFRRLQERAAAPEEQLV; via the coding sequence ATGACTGAATCCCTTTCCCTGAATGTCCCCGCGCCCTTCGACTACCTCATCGTCGGGGCCGGCTTCGCGGGTAGCGTGCTCGCCGAGCGCCTCGCCGGCACGGGCGCGCGCGTCCTGATCGTGGACCGCCGCCCGCACATCGGCGGCAACGCCTACGACCGCTACGACGACGCGGGCATTCTGATCCATCCCTACGGCCCGCATATCTTCCACACGAACAGCAAGGACGTGTTCGAGTACCTCTCGAAGTTCACCGCTTGGCGTCCGTATCAGCACCGCGTCCTGGCGAGCGTGGACGGTCAGTTGCTGCCCATCCCGATCAACCTCGATACGGTGAACAAGCTCTACGGCCTGAACCTGACCTCCTTTCAGGTCGAGGACTTCTTCGCCTCGGTGGCCGAGAAGGTCGAGCAGGTGCGCACGAGCGAGGATGTGGTCGTGGGCAAGGTCGGGCGCGACCTCTACAACAAGTTCTTCCGTGGTTACACGCGCAAGCAGTGGGGTCTGGACCCCAGCGAACTCGACGCCTCGGTGACGGCGCGTGTGCCAACCCGCACCAACCGCGACGACCGCTACTTCGCCGACACCTACCAGGTGATGCCGCTGCACGGCTACACCCGGATGTTCGAGAACATGCTCGCCCACCCGAACATCAAGGTGATGCTGAACACCGACTACCGCGAGATCGCGCCGCTTCTCGAATACCGGCACATGATCTATACCGGTCCCGTGGACGCCTTCTTCGACCACTGTTACGGCAAGCTGCCCTACCGCAGCCTGGAATTCCGGCACGAGACACACGACCAGGAAGTGTTCCAGCCGGTCGGGACGGTCAACTATCCGAACGACTACGGCTACACCCGCATCAGCGAATTCAAGTACATCACCGGGCAGGTCGCGCCGCGCACCAGCGTGGTCTACGAGTACCCGCAGGCCGAGGGCGACCCCTACTACCCGGTGCCGCGCCCCGAGAACGCCGAGCTGTACAAGAAGTACGAGGCCCTGGCCGACGCCCGGGAGGACGTGACTTTCGTGGGCCGCCTGGCGACCTACCGCTACTACAACATGGATCAGGTGGTGGCCCAGGCCCTCGCCACCTTCCGCCGCCTTCAGGAGCGCGCCGCCGCCCCCGAGGAGCAACTCGTCTAA
- a CDS encoding HD domain-containing phosphohydrolase → MKATVNLNLGTFYLKVGNLKKSQIYLETALDLSRNNGDQFGEMNTLDSLGNLYEKTEQSLLAYITYHDALAIALSIGSTQGELDARLNLGRFYLHAESWDDAQTQLQLALELAERTQSAKETAAAHETLCELYKARGDAGQALHHSEELRRIERELFNAARDRQTRNLSIQFEVERAQREADSYRLRTELEQEARQMAERQVEERTAELAQAQYEVVTRLAMAAEYRDGTTGDHTRRVGVMSASLARALGWSEARAELLGIAARLHDVGKMGIPDSILLKSGKLESSEFTQMQTHTLIGATILSGGHSELLQLAEEIALTHHERWDGTGYPRRLAGAQIPLSGRIVAVADVYDALTQIRPYKKAWTHEEAVQELRAEAGRHFDPEVVEAALHVLCGAAPQA, encoded by the coding sequence ATGAAAGCTACGGTCAATCTTAATCTAGGTACTTTTTATTTAAAGGTTGGAAATCTTAAAAAATCACAGATATACTTGGAAACGGCCCTTGATTTGAGCAGGAACAATGGAGATCAGTTTGGGGAAATGAACACCCTCGATAGCCTCGGCAACCTCTATGAAAAGACCGAGCAGTCGCTGTTGGCGTATATCACCTACCACGACGCCCTGGCCATCGCTCTGAGCATCGGTTCGACGCAGGGCGAGCTGGACGCCCGGCTCAATCTGGGTCGTTTCTACCTGCATGCAGAATCGTGGGACGATGCCCAGACCCAGCTTCAGCTCGCGCTGGAACTGGCCGAGCGCACCCAGAGCGCGAAGGAAACCGCCGCCGCCCACGAGACGCTGTGCGAGCTATATAAGGCGCGGGGCGACGCCGGACAGGCCCTGCACCACAGCGAGGAGCTGCGCCGGATCGAGCGTGAGCTGTTCAATGCCGCCCGCGACCGCCAGACCCGCAACCTGAGCATCCAGTTCGAGGTCGAGCGTGCCCAGCGCGAGGCCGACTCCTATCGCCTGCGCACCGAGCTGGAGCAGGAAGCCCGGCAGATGGCCGAGCGGCAGGTCGAGGAGCGCACCGCCGAGCTGGCGCAGGCGCAGTACGAAGTCGTGACCCGGCTGGCGATGGCCGCCGAGTACCGCGACGGCACGACCGGCGACCACACCCGGCGGGTGGGGGTCATGAGTGCCAGCCTCGCCCGGGCGCTGGGCTGGTCCGAGGCGCGGGCCGAGCTGCTGGGCATCGCGGCGCGGCTGCACGACGTAGGCAAGATGGGCATTCCCGACAGCATCCTGCTGAAGTCGGGCAAGCTGGAGAGCAGCGAGTTCACCCAGATGCAGACCCATACCCTGATCGGCGCGACCATCCTGTCGGGCGGGCACTCGGAACTGTTGCAACTGGCCGAGGAAATCGCCCTGACCCACCACGAACGCTGGGACGGCACCGGATACCCCCGCCGGTTGGCCGGCGCCCAGATTCCGCTCTCGGGACGCATCGTCGCGGTTGCGGACGTCTACGACGCCCTGACCCAGATCCGGCCCTACAAGAAGGCCTGGACCCACGAGGAAGCCGTTCAGGAGCTACGCGCCGAGGCCGGACGACACTTCGATCCGGAAGTGGTCGAGGCCGCCCTGCACGTCCTGTGCGGCGCGGCCCCTCAGGCCTGA
- a CDS encoding M3 family oligoendopeptidase: MTATSAAVRAKLGLPESSLHWSAYEARYQALLDTDLAAADVPAWLSDWSSLTAEFMDVAAKLSVYKDLHTADDGAQARYQAFVADVVPPSERMDQALKEKLLAVPGYVPAPDFALTYRRFRDEAALFREANVDLGVTHQEQMNRHAVLTGNQEVTLGGETLTIPQARQRLDSPERAVREAAWHALAESNLGVAPDLDRVMEGLMGTRWQFARNAGLGTYRDYVWKSLDRVDYTPEDCRDFHGAVRDEVVPLLSGLVADLSRDLGLEGLRPWDYNRNNLLDAQGRKSLEPFRTGEELETLSATAFAGLDGDLAARFGQMRRDGLLDLESRPGKMTHAYCAYFPVRNEPFVLMNVVGTAEDMRVLFHEVGHAFHGFYSGDAQPLVWNRWSPIEFVEIPSMAMEFLTLDHLAHVFSPEELARYRSKQLEGVIAFLPWAAQMDAFQHWLYAEAPENVTVPELDAKWLELDRTFHPFVDWDGLDHVRAKGWHYYHIFQAPFYYIEYAMCYLASVALWRAAQTDPEGALDRYKAALRLGSTVSVPELYRAAGVEFRFDREYIRGLMAFVRGQMN; this comes from the coding sequence ATGACCGCGACATCCGCCGCCGTCCGGGCCAAGCTCGGGCTTCCCGAATCGTCTCTGCACTGGTCGGCCTACGAGGCCCGCTATCAGGCGCTGCTGGACACCGACCTCGCTGCGGCCGACGTGCCCGCCTGGCTCTCGGACTGGAGCAGCCTCACGGCCGAATTCATGGACGTCGCTGCCAAGCTGTCGGTCTATAAGGACCTGCATACTGCCGACGACGGGGCGCAGGCCCGCTATCAGGCCTTCGTCGCGGACGTGGTGCCGCCTTCCGAACGTATGGATCAGGCGCTCAAGGAGAAGCTGCTCGCGGTGCCCGGCTATGTTCCTGCCCCCGACTTCGCGCTGACCTACCGCCGCTTCCGCGACGAGGCCGCGCTGTTCCGCGAGGCGAACGTAGACCTGGGCGTGACCCATCAGGAGCAGATGAACCGCCATGCGGTCCTGACCGGCAACCAGGAGGTCACGCTGGGCGGCGAGACCCTGACCATTCCCCAGGCCAGGCAGCGGCTGGACAGCCCGGAGCGCGCCGTGCGCGAGGCCGCGTGGCACGCCCTGGCCGAGAGCAACCTCGGCGTGGCCCCGGACCTCGACCGCGTGATGGAAGGGCTGATGGGCACGCGCTGGCAGTTCGCGCGCAACGCCGGGCTGGGCACCTACCGCGACTATGTCTGGAAGAGTCTCGACCGGGTGGACTACACGCCCGAGGACTGCCGCGACTTCCACGGGGCGGTGCGCGACGAGGTCGTGCCACTGCTCTCCGGACTCGTCGCCGACCTGAGCCGCGACCTGGGCCTGGAGGGCCTGCGGCCCTGGGACTACAACCGCAACAATCTGCTCGACGCGCAGGGCCGCAAGTCGCTGGAGCCTTTCCGGACGGGTGAGGAACTCGAGACGCTCTCGGCCACCGCCTTCGCCGGGCTCGACGGGGACCTGGCGGCCCGCTTCGGCCAGATGCGCCGGGACGGCCTGCTCGACCTCGAATCGCGCCCCGGCAAGATGACGCACGCCTACTGCGCCTACTTTCCGGTCCGCAACGAGCCTTTCGTGCTCATGAACGTGGTGGGCACGGCCGAGGACATGCGCGTGCTGTTCCACGAAGTCGGGCACGCCTTCCACGGCTTTTACAGCGGCGACGCGCAGCCCCTGGTCTGGAACCGCTGGAGCCCCATCGAGTTTGTCGAGATTCCCAGCATGGCGATGGAATTCCTGACCCTCGATCATCTCGCGCACGTCTTTTCGCCCGAGGAACTCGCGCGCTACCGTTCCAAGCAGCTTGAGGGCGTGATCGCCTTCCTGCCCTGGGCCGCGCAGATGGACGCCTTCCAGCACTGGCTGTACGCCGAGGCCCCCGAAAACGTCACGGTGCCCGAACTCGACGCCAAGTGGCTCGAACTCGACCGCACCTTCCACCCCTTCGTGGACTGGGACGGTCTGGACCACGTGCGTGCCAAGGGCTGGCATTACTACCACATCTTCCAGGCGCCTTTCTACTACATCGAATACGCGATGTGCTATCTCGCCTCGGTCGCCCTGTGGCGCGCGGCGCAGACGGACCCGGAGGGTGCGCTTGACCGCTACAAGGCCGCGCTGCGCCTGGGCAGTACCGTCAGTGTGCCCGAGCTGTACCGCGCGGCGGGCGTCGAGTTCCGTTTCGACCGCGAGTACATTCGGGGCCTGATGGCCTTCGTACGTGGACAGATGAACTGA
- a CDS encoding glycosyltransferase: MPVSSVSSESPALLVLAHLRWDFVFQRPQHLMTRAAHSRAVYYIEEPIFGEFDDHLRQRRDESGVTVCTPYVRVGFSPAESQARTARLLAGLVEAEGLGTYDLWVYTPMELPVAAELNPRVVVYDCMDELANFKGAPPELRSREQALFRRADLVFTGGQRLYEAKIEQHPSVHAFPSSVEVGHFAQARQAPADPADQAALARPRLGFYGVIDERFDIALIGELARRRPEWQLVMLGPVVKIAPEDLPRADNLHYLGMKTYGELPAYLAHWDVALLPFAINAATEFISPTKTPEYLAAGVPVVSTGIRDVIRPYGDLDLARIADGVDAFEAACAAALAEIGTPAGEERRARADRYLSTLSWDRTWGEMRDLIAQAASRRSYAAQGQPFSYVAGHDD, translated from the coding sequence ATGCCTGTTTCTTCCGTCTCCTCAGAGTCCCCCGCGCTGCTCGTTCTGGCTCACCTGCGTTGGGACTTCGTCTTTCAACGCCCCCAACATCTGATGACCCGCGCCGCCCACAGTCGGGCGGTCTATTACATTGAAGAGCCGATCTTCGGCGAGTTCGATGACCACCTGCGGCAGCGCCGCGACGAGTCCGGCGTGACGGTGTGTACGCCCTACGTGCGGGTGGGGTTTTCCCCGGCCGAATCGCAGGCCCGGACCGCGCGTCTGCTCGCCGGGCTGGTCGAGGCCGAGGGCCTGGGCACCTACGACCTGTGGGTCTATACCCCGATGGAATTGCCCGTCGCCGCCGAACTGAATCCCCGTGTGGTCGTGTACGACTGCATGGACGAACTCGCCAACTTCAAGGGTGCGCCGCCCGAGCTGCGCAGCCGCGAGCAGGCGCTGTTCCGCCGTGCCGACCTCGTGTTCACCGGGGGGCAGCGCCTGTACGAGGCCAAGATCGAGCAGCACCCCAGCGTGCACGCCTTTCCGTCGAGTGTCGAGGTCGGTCACTTCGCGCAGGCCCGGCAGGCACCCGCCGACCCGGCCGATCAGGCGGCCCTCGCCCGCCCGCGCCTGGGGTTTTACGGCGTCATCGACGAGCGTTTCGACATTGCCCTGATCGGGGAGCTGGCCCGCCGCCGCCCCGAGTGGCAGCTCGTGATGCTGGGACCGGTCGTGAAGATCGCGCCCGAGGACCTGCCCCGCGCCGACAACCTGCACTACCTGGGCATGAAGACCTACGGCGAGCTGCCCGCCTACCTCGCCCACTGGGACGTGGCCCTGCTGCCCTTCGCCATTAACGCGGCGACCGAGTTCATCAGCCCGACCAAGACGCCCGAGTACCTTGCGGCGGGCGTGCCGGTCGTGAGTACCGGCATCCGTGACGTGATCCGGCCCTACGGCGACCTGGACCTCGCGCGGATCGCGGACGGCGTGGACGCGTTCGAGGCGGCCTGCGCCGCAGCCCTGGCCGAGATCGGGACCCCGGCCGGCGAGGAGCGCCGCGCCCGCGCCGACCGCTACCTCTCGACCCTCTCCTGGGACCGGACCTGGGGCGAGATGCGGGACCTGATCGCGCAGGCGGCCTCGCGCCGCAGCTACGCCGCACAGGGTCAGCCCTTCTCCTACGTGGCGGGCCACGATGACTGA